A region of uncultured Carboxylicivirga sp. DNA encodes the following proteins:
- a CDS encoding sodium:solute symporter, with the protein MNSILIASIIAAYFAVLITISIITGRKADNDTFFRGNKQSPWYIVSIGMIGASLSGVTFISVPGWVGATGMTYMQMVMGYFLGYLVIAHILLPLYYRLNLTSIYSYLEDRFGFWSYKSGSVLFLLSRTIGASARLYLVANVLQLTVFDSFKVPFEATVLITILLIWLYTFKGGIKTIIWTDTLQTLFMLLSVGITVVVISRSMNLSLGSMINTISQSEYSSIFVFDDWSSKQHFIKQFFSGAFITIVMTGLDQDMMQKNLTCRNLKDAQKNMHWYGFAFVPVNLLFLGLGVLLYIFANNQGIAIPKNADDLFPIIATGGYLPQMVGIFFILGLVAAAYSSADSALTSLTTSFSVDIIGLNNKTEQQAKKIRFIVHISFSLLLALVILLFRIFNSDSIISTIFNLAGYTYGPLLGLYSFGLFTKLKVKDYWVPLIAIIAPVIIGIVDYNSKAWFGAQMGFEKLILNGLITFFGLLIITRWKNK; encoded by the coding sequence ATGAATTCTATCCTGATAGCCTCAATCATAGCTGCATATTTTGCTGTTTTAATTACTATTTCCATTATTACAGGTCGAAAAGCCGATAACGATACTTTTTTCAGAGGTAACAAACAGTCACCCTGGTACATTGTTTCGATTGGAATGATTGGAGCTTCGCTTTCTGGTGTTACCTTTATTTCGGTGCCAGGATGGGTTGGCGCTACCGGCATGACATACATGCAAATGGTGATGGGATATTTTCTGGGTTACCTTGTAATTGCACACATCCTGCTTCCACTCTATTACCGATTAAACCTTACCTCCATTTATTCATATCTCGAAGATCGTTTTGGTTTTTGGTCATATAAATCAGGATCAGTTTTATTTCTTTTATCCAGGACCATTGGAGCGTCAGCTCGCCTATACCTGGTTGCAAATGTTTTACAACTAACCGTTTTTGATTCATTTAAAGTTCCTTTTGAAGCCACGGTATTAATTACAATTCTACTTATCTGGCTCTACACATTTAAAGGAGGAATAAAAACTATAATCTGGACGGATACTTTGCAGACTCTGTTTATGTTATTGAGCGTTGGAATTACTGTAGTTGTCATTTCCAGAAGCATGAATCTTTCTTTAGGTAGTATGATAAATACCATTTCACAAAGTGAGTATTCATCCATTTTTGTTTTTGATGACTGGAGTTCAAAACAACATTTCATCAAACAATTCTTTTCAGGTGCATTTATCACCATTGTTATGACAGGACTTGACCAGGACATGATGCAGAAGAACCTTACCTGTCGTAATCTGAAAGATGCACAGAAAAATATGCATTGGTATGGATTTGCCTTTGTACCTGTTAATTTATTATTTCTTGGTCTTGGTGTTTTACTTTACATTTTTGCAAACAATCAGGGAATAGCAATACCCAAAAATGCTGATGATCTTTTCCCCATTATAGCTACAGGTGGCTATCTGCCCCAAATGGTTGGGATATTCTTTATTTTAGGATTAGTTGCAGCAGCCTATTCAAGTGCCGATTCTGCTCTTACTTCACTAACAACATCCTTTTCTGTTGATATTATCGGATTAAATAATAAAACAGAACAGCAAGCCAAAAAAATTCGTTTTATCGTTCATATTAGTTTTAGTCTTTTATTGGCATTGGTTATTCTACTTTTCAGGATATTTAATAGTGATAGTATTATCAGTACCATTTTTAATCTGGCAGGATATACCTATGGGCCATTATTAGGCTTATACTCCTTTGGACTATTTACAAAACTAAAAGTGAAAGACTATTGGGTTCCGTTAATTGCAATAATTGCTCCGGTTATAATCGGCATTGTTGATTATAATTCAAAAGCCTGGTTTGGAGCGCAAATGGGTTTCGAAAAACTAATCCTTAACGGTCTGATTACCTTCTTTGGCTTACTCATCATCACACGATGGAAAAACAAATAA
- a CDS encoding CapA family protein, with amino-acid sequence MRGILILFFLVSITLNAQQKIQLLFLGDVMGHDSQINSARINETGEYDYYSCFKYIKDDIKAADIAIANLEVTFAGPPHKGYPQFSSPDTLADALVDAGVDALVMANNHCIDRRRQGLERSIQILDTKGIPRTGVFKDSIDRLGHNPLILKKKGFKLAILNYTYGTNGIKVTPPNIVNYIDTALMSKDIALTKTMEVDKIIVFLHWGWEYNLSPNSEQKQLTQFLWQKGIDIIIGSHPHVVQPMQWVKNENQNKLVVYSLGNFISNQRTAPRDGGVMSMIELTKEGDSTYISNADYQLTWVHTPIENGKKEFYVLPADRYKNSYWPDTTARERMNEYITEAGQVFKNNINIQKRNFQIPLLAIKRKEIDIIRIKTPQKI; translated from the coding sequence ATGCGAGGTATTCTGATTCTGTTTTTTCTGGTATCGATAACTTTGAATGCACAACAAAAAATTCAGCTTTTATTTTTGGGTGATGTAATGGGGCATGATTCTCAAATAAACTCTGCCCGAATTAACGAAACAGGCGAATATGATTATTACAGTTGCTTCAAATACATTAAGGATGACATAAAAGCTGCAGATATTGCCATTGCCAATCTGGAAGTAACATTTGCAGGCCCACCACACAAAGGATACCCTCAGTTTTCATCCCCCGACACACTTGCTGATGCTTTGGTTGATGCAGGGGTTGACGCTTTGGTGATGGCTAATAATCACTGCATTGATCGCAGAAGACAAGGATTAGAGCGTAGCATTCAAATTTTAGATACAAAAGGAATTCCACGTACAGGGGTGTTTAAAGATAGCATTGACAGGTTAGGGCATAATCCACTTATATTGAAAAAAAAAGGATTTAAACTTGCCATCTTAAATTACACTTACGGAACGAATGGTATTAAGGTAACACCACCCAATATTGTAAATTACATCGATACAGCATTAATGTCAAAAGATATTGCACTGACTAAAACGATGGAGGTTGATAAGATTATTGTGTTTCTTCACTGGGGTTGGGAATATAACCTGTCTCCAAATTCAGAACAAAAACAGCTTACTCAGTTTCTATGGCAAAAAGGAATAGATATAATCATTGGATCGCATCCACACGTTGTTCAGCCAATGCAATGGGTCAAAAACGAAAATCAAAATAAACTTGTTGTTTATAGCTTGGGTAATTTCATTTCTAACCAGCGAACAGCACCCAGAGATGGTGGAGTAATGTCGATGATTGAGCTGACCAAAGAAGGAGACTCTACTTATATTTCCAATGCTGATTATCAACTAACCTGGGTACACACACCAATAGAGAATGGTAAGAAGGAGTTTTATGTTCTTCCGGCCGATCGGTACAAAAATTCTTATTGGCCTGATACAACTGCTCGAGAAAGAATGAATGAATACATTACAGAGGCGGGTCAGGTTTTTAAAAACAATATAAACATCCAAAAACGAAATTTTCAAATTCCTTTGTTAGCCATAAAAAGGAAAGAAATTGATATTATTCGAATCAAGACCCCTCAAAAAATATAG
- a CDS encoding magnesium transporter CorA family protein, translating into MLKIFKTFGGYVEINEPKNECWINANNPTTDEIKRLTDEFGMPLDIVNDILDQDERPRIEFDDQWTLIIMRIPIRAHDLRVPFYTIPLGIFIKDNYTLTLCLQDNEVLPAEGPSPFRDQYQQITDGVNFILRLFLRSGWLYLKYLKQINQITASIEQDLEKSIKNKELNKLLYMEKCLVYFITSIKGNEMVLARLRNSRKITSEINEDLLEDAMIENKQALEIAQIYSDIQSGMMDAFASVISNNLNVVMKQLTLISIILMIPTLIASFYGMNVPNYIENWQWAMPAILLGSLVLSILGVLLFRKRQWF; encoded by the coding sequence ATGCTAAAAATCTTCAAAACATTCGGAGGTTATGTTGAAATCAACGAGCCTAAAAACGAATGCTGGATTAATGCCAATAATCCAACTACCGATGAAATTAAAAGACTTACTGATGAGTTTGGTATGCCATTGGATATTGTTAACGATATTCTCGATCAGGATGAACGACCTCGTATCGAATTTGATGATCAATGGACATTGATTATTATGCGTATTCCGATTAGAGCTCATGATCTGCGTGTTCCGTTTTATACCATACCTTTAGGAATATTTATTAAAGATAATTATACACTTACGCTTTGTTTGCAGGATAATGAAGTGTTACCTGCAGAAGGTCCATCGCCTTTTCGTGATCAATATCAACAGATAACAGATGGAGTAAATTTTATTCTTCGTTTATTCTTGCGTTCGGGTTGGTTGTATTTGAAGTATTTAAAACAGATTAACCAGATTACTGCTTCTATTGAACAGGATCTGGAAAAATCGATTAAGAACAAAGAGCTGAATAAGTTACTTTATATGGAAAAGTGTCTGGTCTATTTTATTACTTCGATAAAAGGTAACGAAATGGTCTTGGCCCGTTTGAGAAATTCCAGAAAGATTACTTCTGAGATCAACGAAGATCTGCTTGAAGATGCTATGATTGAGAATAAGCAAGCCCTGGAAATTGCCCAAATATATTCCGATATTCAAAGTGGTATGATGGATGCTTTTGCTTCCGTTATTTCAAATAACCTGAATGTGGTGATGAAACAGTTGACGCTTATTTCAATTATTTTAATGATCCCGACATTGATTGCAAGTTTTTATGGAATGAATGTTCCTAATTATATTGAAAATTGGCAATGGGCAATGCCGGCCATTTTGCTAGGATCGTTAGTTCTTTCTATTCTGGGCGTTCTATTGTTTCGCAAAAGACAGTGGTTCTAA
- a CDS encoding hydrolase, with protein sequence MLIAVDFDGTIVEHKYPAIGKEKIFAFQTLKALQKQGHLLVLWTIRSGKLLDEAVEYCRKNGVEFYAINRTYPEEVIDETMSRKVNADIFIDDRNVGGFLGWGEIWQQLNKDADQAQKDHYRNEYNKAKRKTLCGFFRYLFCGDE encoded by the coding sequence ATGCTTATAGCGGTTGATTTTGACGGAACCATTGTAGAACATAAATACCCAGCCATAGGGAAGGAAAAAATATTCGCCTTTCAAACATTAAAAGCTTTACAAAAACAAGGTCATTTACTTGTTTTGTGGACCATTCGATCAGGTAAGTTATTGGATGAAGCAGTAGAATATTGCCGAAAGAATGGTGTTGAATTTTATGCCATTAACCGTACTTATCCCGAAGAAGTAATCGATGAAACAATGAGCCGCAAAGTAAATGCCGATATTTTTATTGATGACAGAAATGTAGGTGGTTTTCTGGGATGGGGTGAAATATGGCAACAGTTAAATAAGGATGCGGATCAGGCTCAAAAAGATCATTACCGAAATGAATATAACAAAGCCAAAAGAAAGACACTATGCGGTTTCTTCAGGTACTTGTTTTGTGGTGATGAGTAG
- the recR gene encoding recombination mediator RecR, with product MTSASFPSKLLESAVNEFAKLPGIGRKTALRLVLHLLKQERESVFKFSDSIRLMREEIMYCKSCHNISDSETCHICANTNRNHELICVVESIRDVMAIENTQQFDGVYHVLGGVISPMDGIGPDDLTIGPLEEKLKAGNVSEVVFALSTTMEGDTTNFYLFKKFEKYGVKMTTIARGVSIGDELEYTDEVTLGRSLVNRLPFENTL from the coding sequence ATGACCTCAGCCTCTTTTCCTTCGAAATTACTTGAATCGGCAGTCAACGAATTTGCTAAATTGCCTGGTATTGGACGAAAAACAGCCTTGCGTTTGGTTTTGCATTTGCTTAAACAGGAAAGAGAATCAGTCTTTAAATTTTCTGATTCTATACGCTTGATGCGTGAAGAAATAATGTATTGTAAAAGTTGCCATAATATTTCGGATAGTGAGACCTGCCATATTTGTGCTAATACTAATCGAAATCATGAATTAATATGCGTGGTGGAAAGCATCAGGGATGTGATGGCTATTGAAAATACTCAGCAATTCGATGGAGTGTATCATGTTTTGGGAGGTGTAATTTCTCCAATGGATGGTATTGGGCCCGATGATTTAACGATTGGTCCGCTTGAAGAAAAACTGAAAGCTGGCAATGTAAGTGAGGTGGTCTTTGCGTTAAGTACCACCATGGAAGGAGATACAACCAATTTTTATTTGTTTAAGAAATTTGAAAAATACGGTGTGAAGATGACAACCATAGCCAGGGGAGTATCCATTGGTGATGAACTTGAGTATACTGATGAGGTAACCTTGGGGAGATCGTTGGTTAATCGATTGCCGTTTGAAAATACTTTGTAA
- a CDS encoding type I restriction enzyme HsdR N-terminal domain-containing protein, whose product MQKLNLPTYEFRFRNHQGKEQIFDVIRKKFVALTPEEWVRQNLISFLVHHQKYSPGLIAVEMPVKVNGLNQRADIVVYNRKGKPSMIVECKAPVIAITKSVFDQAARYNMKLQVEYMMVTNGLQHYCAQLKDDKGAYQMLQEIPAAEQVLGA is encoded by the coding sequence ATGCAAAAGCTCAATCTCCCGACTTATGAGTTCAGATTTCGAAATCATCAAGGTAAAGAACAAATATTTGATGTGATTCGAAAGAAATTTGTGGCACTAACTCCCGAAGAATGGGTAAGGCAAAATCTGATCTCTTTTTTAGTTCATCATCAAAAATACTCCCCGGGATTGATTGCTGTTGAAATGCCTGTTAAGGTGAATGGATTGAATCAACGGGCAGATATTGTAGTATATAACCGAAAAGGTAAACCAAGTATGATTGTGGAATGTAAGGCTCCGGTAATTGCAATTACAAAATCGGTTTTTGATCAGGCTGCCAGGTATAATATGAAGCTTCAGGTTGAATATATGATGGTTACAAATGGTTTGCAGCATTACTGTGCCCAGTTAAAGGATGATAAAGGTGCCTACCAGATGCTTCAGGAAATCCCTGCTGCCGAGCAAGTGCTGGGAGCTTGA
- a CDS encoding glycosyltransferase family 2 protein codes for MKQQNPDISIIIVSYNSWEFLDLTLFSVSKAIINISAEVILVDNASSINIAERVRQAYPFVLTVANNENLGFSKANNIGLKMAKGRIAVLVNPDIIVGEDTFRAVLDHFVQYPKAGAVGIRMINGEGSYLKESKRGLPTPFTSFCKITGLVYLFPKSKHLARYYHGDLDETQNQRVDVLAGAFLAQRRDDKGEFELLDEQYFMYGEDIDLSYCLMKKFGSSHFLGTSPIIHFKGKTTVASKEIYQYFYQSMWIFHRKYFSKKTFFLVNALIWFAINGIQFLKTVMLQLPKSKVNKNAFRPSRILLISRDEMLKKKLNDTYCPDEILISERINNSQSFDMIVFDLGSVSICNIIKDIDKNGRGAYAYASPDGKYLIENSLIGGKGQVVYF; via the coding sequence ATGAAACAACAGAATCCGGATATTTCCATTATCATAGTCAGTTATAACTCATGGGAGTTTCTGGACCTTACTCTTTTTTCTGTTAGCAAAGCAATTATAAATATATCAGCTGAAGTAATATTGGTTGATAATGCGTCTTCAATAAATATTGCAGAACGTGTCAGACAGGCTTATCCCTTTGTTTTAACGGTTGCCAATAATGAAAACCTGGGCTTCTCCAAAGCCAACAATATTGGACTGAAAATGGCAAAAGGGAGAATTGCAGTTTTGGTCAATCCTGATATAATTGTTGGTGAAGATACGTTCAGGGCAGTCTTAGATCATTTCGTTCAATACCCAAAAGCAGGAGCTGTTGGAATAAGAATGATTAATGGGGAAGGGAGTTACTTAAAAGAGTCGAAGCGTGGTTTACCTACCCCTTTTACTTCTTTTTGCAAAATCACTGGGTTAGTTTACTTATTCCCAAAATCAAAACATTTAGCCCGTTATTATCATGGTGATTTGGATGAGACCCAAAACCAAAGAGTTGATGTTCTGGCAGGTGCTTTTTTAGCTCAGCGTCGTGATGATAAAGGTGAGTTTGAGTTGTTGGATGAGCAATATTTTATGTATGGCGAGGATATTGATTTATCATATTGCCTGATGAAAAAGTTTGGATCCAGTCATTTTCTTGGAACCAGTCCAATTATACATTTTAAAGGAAAGACCACTGTCGCTAGCAAAGAAATCTACCAGTATTTTTATCAATCGATGTGGATATTTCATCGAAAGTATTTCAGTAAGAAAACTTTTTTTCTGGTTAATGCTTTAATTTGGTTTGCCATCAATGGAATTCAGTTTCTGAAAACGGTAATGCTTCAATTACCAAAAAGTAAGGTAAATAAGAATGCTTTTCGTCCTTCAAGGATACTGTTGATTAGCCGCGATGAAATGCTCAAAAAGAAACTTAATGATACCTATTGTCCTGATGAGATATTGATATCAGAAAGAATTAATAATTCTCAATCATTTGATATGATTGTGTTTGATTTGGGCAGTGTTTCTATATGTAATATTATAAAGGATATCGATAAAAATGGGCGGGGTGCTTATGCGTATGCTTCACCTGATGGGAAATATTTGATTGAAAACAGTCTAATCGGAGGGAAAGGACAGGTTGTTTATTTTTAA
- a CDS encoding methyl-accepting chemotaxis protein has product MIKMTFRTKLILVVFAPLIVATGTAIYVSSSMLKEQGLETLERKTNAILSRMEAVRSYVANQFNFEDEQNKVKLTHPDGILSRAAKDSVLKKVPIFASMAVGKDNAEKDSYEFRVASLKARNKDNKATDFETEFINKFETNPELESLTYTNKETNELWVMRPVKLSEKQGCLHCHGHPSRSPWGNGNDILGYPMENYADGDMVGLFILKSSLNANNNEVQANINSAIWKITITMLIILLLVVIFSSLFIKSTNAKIQNIISINKKIANGDLTQKLEVKGKDEFSEINRNLNQMTESLTQVVQSVIDTSKQLKAESSSTTKLSRQLADSSNTQAAAVEEISVSVEEITASIESNSDHARTTEKVAMNSSIEMEESNHSSHQAIKSMMAIKEELKAINDIAMQTNILALNANVEAARAGAAGSGFAIVASEVRKLAEKSKLSAESIEALFSSGLDTVEETGNKISVLVPEIKKTSSLVAEIVASSLEQKTAASEVNNAIQGLNNSTQTNAFIAENMSAKADELQKYADILEQRVSFFKLSK; this is encoded by the coding sequence ATGATTAAAATGACATTCAGAACTAAACTTATTCTGGTGGTTTTTGCACCTCTAATTGTAGCTACCGGAACAGCTATTTATGTCTCGTCTTCAATGCTTAAAGAGCAAGGACTTGAGACACTCGAAAGAAAAACCAACGCTATTCTTAGCAGAATGGAAGCCGTTAGAAGTTATGTAGCAAACCAATTTAATTTCGAAGATGAACAAAACAAAGTAAAACTGACACACCCGGATGGGATTCTATCAAGGGCTGCCAAAGATTCTGTTTTAAAGAAGGTTCCCATCTTTGCCTCAATGGCTGTAGGCAAAGACAATGCAGAGAAAGACAGTTATGAATTCAGGGTCGCCTCCTTAAAAGCGCGAAATAAGGATAATAAAGCTACCGACTTTGAAACTGAATTTATAAATAAATTTGAAACAAACCCCGAACTGGAGAGTCTGACATACACCAATAAGGAGACTAATGAACTATGGGTGATGAGACCCGTTAAACTATCAGAAAAGCAGGGATGTTTACATTGTCACGGTCATCCTTCCCGAAGTCCTTGGGGAAATGGTAATGATATTCTGGGGTATCCTATGGAAAACTATGCCGACGGAGATATGGTTGGTTTATTTATTCTCAAATCAAGTTTGAATGCCAATAACAACGAAGTACAGGCAAATATTAATTCAGCTATCTGGAAGATTACAATCACCATGTTAATCATTTTACTCCTTGTAGTTATTTTTAGCAGTTTGTTTATCAAATCAACCAATGCTAAAATTCAAAACATCATTAGTATCAATAAAAAAATTGCCAATGGTGATTTAACTCAAAAGCTTGAAGTTAAGGGGAAAGATGAATTTTCTGAGATTAACCGCAACCTGAATCAAATGACTGAATCTTTGACTCAGGTGGTACAATCGGTTATTGACACTTCTAAACAGTTAAAAGCCGAAAGCTCAAGTACTACCAAGTTATCGCGTCAATTAGCAGATTCATCCAATACACAAGCTGCGGCTGTAGAAGAGATTTCGGTATCGGTTGAAGAAATAACAGCCTCCATCGAAAGTAATTCTGATCATGCCCGAACAACCGAAAAGGTGGCAATGAACTCTTCCATTGAAATGGAAGAAAGTAATCATAGTTCTCATCAGGCAATTAAATCGATGATGGCAATAAAGGAAGAGCTTAAAGCAATTAATGATATTGCAATGCAAACCAACATTCTGGCATTAAATGCCAATGTTGAGGCTGCAAGAGCAGGTGCAGCCGGAAGTGGTTTTGCCATAGTAGCCAGCGAAGTTCGTAAACTGGCAGAAAAAAGTAAGTTGAGTGCCGAAAGTATTGAAGCATTATTCAGCAGTGGTTTAGATACTGTTGAAGAAACAGGTAACAAAATTTCAGTGTTGGTGCCTGAGATCAAGAAAACATCCAGTTTAGTGGCAGAAATAGTTGCTTCAAGTTTGGAGCAAAAAACGGCAGCATCTGAAGTTAATAATGCAATTCAAGGCTTAAACAACAGTACACAAACCAATGCTTTTATTGCCGAAAACATGTCGGCAAAGGCGGATGAACTACAGAAATACGCTGACATACTTGAACAACGTGTTTCATTTTTTAAGCTAAGCAAATAA
- a CDS encoding CNNM domain-containing protein — protein sequence MILLLAYLFLALFVSFLCSIMESVLLSTPQAFLLVKQEKGNSWAEQFIEFKSNVDKPLSAILSLNTVAHTIGAAGVGAQAVKVFGEASFGIVSAILTILILIVTEIIPKTIGARYWRNLASFTSFTIRLMIIVTYPLVIMSAFITKIFSKNYKENVVSREEIAALASIGADEGVFSDKEHKIIQNILRLKNIKVKEIMTPRVVITLASEEMTLGEFFKNKDFLKFSRIPVYSGNDENITGIVFLQTVYEKLADDKHDIKLKEIKKDVQFFPSHMELFSIWENLLDKHQHMAVIVDEYGGLDGIVTMEDIIETLLGLEIVDENDTIVDMQKYARERWANRQTKFIMLENLGDKD from the coding sequence ATGATTTTACTGCTGGCCTACCTATTTTTAGCTCTTTTTGTATCGTTTTTGTGTTCCATAATGGAATCCGTTTTATTATCAACACCTCAGGCATTTCTGTTGGTAAAACAAGAAAAAGGAAATTCGTGGGCTGAGCAATTTATTGAATTTAAATCCAATGTTGATAAACCTTTGTCAGCAATTTTGTCATTAAATACTGTTGCTCATACTATTGGAGCTGCAGGTGTTGGAGCTCAGGCGGTAAAAGTTTTTGGTGAAGCCTCATTTGGAATTGTTTCGGCAATACTAACCATTTTGATTCTGATAGTTACTGAGATCATTCCCAAAACAATCGGAGCAAGATATTGGAGGAATCTGGCTAGTTTTACTTCTTTTACTATCCGATTGATGATAATAGTTACTTATCCGTTGGTAATCATGTCGGCTTTTATCACCAAAATATTTTCTAAGAATTATAAAGAGAATGTAGTAAGCAGGGAAGAGATAGCTGCTCTGGCCAGTATTGGTGCAGATGAAGGTGTTTTTTCTGATAAGGAACATAAAATTATTCAGAATATACTGCGGCTCAAGAATATCAAGGTAAAAGAAATAATGACTCCGCGTGTGGTCATTACATTGGCCAGTGAAGAAATGACTTTAGGTGAATTTTTTAAAAATAAGGACTTTTTGAAGTTTTCCAGAATACCAGTATATTCAGGTAACGATGAAAATATTACTGGTATTGTATTTCTGCAAACCGTGTATGAAAAACTGGCCGATGATAAGCATGATATCAAACTAAAAGAGATTAAAAAAGACGTTCAGTTTTTCCCAAGTCATATGGAACTTTTCTCAATATGGGAGAATCTGCTTGATAAGCATCAGCATATGGCAGTGATTGTTGATGAATATGGAGGATTGGATGGAATTGTTACTATGGAGGATATTATTGAAACACTACTTGGATTGGAAATTGTTGATGAAAACGATACCATTGTTGATATGCAGAAATATGCCCGGGAGCGGTGGGCAAATCGTCAGACTAAATTTATAATGCTCGAAAACCTGGGAGATAAAGATTAA
- a CDS encoding long-chain fatty acid--CoA ligase: MEIRRTFDLLTNLKHNIQKDDILCAKRNKEWVKFSVNEYSEQARLFSYGLLELGLKKGDKIATVTNNRPEWNFVDMGMSMIGVVHVPIYPTISDEEYKYILEHSDAKILIVSDVTLYNRLKEVAENIESIEEVYTFNDIPEARNWTEITQLGEKHRISWKDKFKEIRDSIKDEELVSIIYTSGTTGNPKGVMLSHKNFMSNMKDAYPLFPLSPKDNVLSFLPLCHVYERMINYLYQYNGCSIYYAENLGTIAQNLVEIKASAFVTVPRVIERIYDKLVAKGNDLSGLKKTLFFWAMHLGERYRANGRNYPLYAFKLKIARKLIFSKWQKAFGGNLRFVVSGGAALQPRLSRLFFAAGIPLMEGYGLTETAPVIAANFIAEPGNLKIGTVGPVFKSVQVKIDDDGEILAKGPNIMMGYYKDQQNTDEVIDNDGWFHTGDIGTLLNDKFLKITDRKKEMFKLSNGKYIAPQAIENLLKESDFIEQAIIVGESEKFAGSIIAPNFEFLHMWAHEHKIHFRDNKELIADEKIQAIFRKEVHRFNKQLGTHEQIKRFRLVCENWSAPTGELSPTLKLRRRVIYKKYADILRQMYDYHETEENRGSISFN, from the coding sequence ATGGAAATCAGAAGAACCTTTGATTTGCTTACCAACCTTAAGCACAATATTCAGAAGGATGATATTTTGTGTGCCAAGCGCAATAAGGAGTGGGTAAAATTTAGTGTGAATGAGTACAGTGAGCAAGCTCGTCTTTTTAGTTATGGTTTGCTTGAGTTAGGGTTAAAAAAAGGCGATAAAATTGCCACGGTTACTAATAACCGACCGGAGTGGAACTTTGTTGATATGGGAATGTCAATGATTGGAGTAGTGCATGTTCCCATCTATCCAACTATTTCTGATGAAGAATATAAATATATTTTAGAGCACAGTGATGCCAAAATATTAATTGTTTCAGATGTCACTCTTTATAACCGTCTTAAAGAAGTTGCTGAAAATATCGAAAGCATAGAAGAGGTTTATACCTTTAATGATATACCAGAAGCAAGAAACTGGACAGAAATTACTCAACTTGGAGAGAAGCATCGTATCTCTTGGAAAGATAAATTCAAAGAGATAAGAGATTCGATAAAGGATGAAGAATTAGTTTCCATCATTTATACATCTGGTACAACAGGGAATCCCAAAGGTGTGATGTTGAGTCATAAAAACTTCATGAGTAATATGAAGGATGCTTATCCGCTCTTTCCTCTTTCACCTAAAGATAATGTGTTAAGTTTCCTGCCCCTTTGCCATGTGTACGAGCGGATGATTAATTATCTGTATCAATATAACGGTTGTAGTATTTATTATGCAGAGAATCTGGGTACCATTGCACAGAATCTGGTTGAAATTAAAGCTTCAGCTTTTGTAACTGTACCGCGTGTTATTGAAAGAATTTACGATAAACTGGTTGCAAAAGGAAATGATCTTTCGGGCCTAAAGAAGACCTTGTTCTTCTGGGCGATGCATTTAGGAGAACGTTATCGGGCAAATGGAAGAAATTATCCTTTATATGCTTTTAAATTAAAAATTGCACGTAAGCTTATTTTTTCGAAATGGCAAAAAGCATTCGGAGGTAATTTACGTTTTGTAGTTAGTGGTGGTGCAGCTTTGCAGCCTCGTTTGAGTCGCCTGTTTTTTGCAGCCGGAATTCCATTGATGGAAGGTTATGGATTGACGGAAACAGCCCCGGTTATTGCTGCTAATTTTATTGCAGAACCAGGTAATTTGAAGATTGGAACCGTAGGACCCGTTTTTAAAAGTGTTCAGGTCAAGATAGATGATGATGGAGAGATCCTGGCCAAAGGTCCGAATATTATGATGGGTTATTATAAAGATCAGCAAAACACTGATGAGGTAATTGATAATGATGGATGGTTTCACACTGGAGACATTGGTACTTTGCTTAATGATAAGTTTTTGAAGATAACCGATCGTAAAAAAGAGATGTTTAAATTGTCGAATGGCAAGTACATAGCACCTCAGGCAATTGAGAATCTTTTGAAAGAATCTGATTTTATTGAGCAAGCCATCATTGTAGGGGAGAGCGAAAAGTTTGCCGGTTCAATCATTGCACCTAATTTTGAGTTTTTGCATATGTGGGCACATGAGCATAAGATTCACTTTAGGGATAATAAAGAGTTGATTGCTGATGAAAAGATTCAAGCTATCTTCAGGAAAGAAGTGCACCGCTTTAACAAGCAGTTGGGGACGCATGAACAGATAAAACGTTTTCGATTGGTATGTGAAAACTGGTCAGCACCAACAGGTGAACTTTCACCAACATTAAAGCTTCGCCGGCGTGTTATCTATAAAAAATATGCTGATATTCTGCGTCAGATGTATGATTATCATGAAACGGAAGAAAATCGCGGATCCATTAGTTTTAACTAA